The genomic interval TCAGTGATGTTAATAGACAAGAAGTTTAAAGCGCTCACTCACATTAAACACTACAACACAAATTCTTGGAGTGCAACGAAGTCCATCTAAACATGGAAGTAGTCATTCATAAAAGAATAACAGGTGCAcgcaacaaaaatcaacaaataTTGTAAGACATGTGAATTCTGACCTGTATCGTTGTAGTCATGTAGGTCGAAGATGCATTCTTTGAACATGTCCATGAGACTGTTGACAAAGCTGAGCCTGTCCCGTGAGTTCTCCATGGAGTGCAGTATGGTTTGCACGTTGTTCATCACAAACCCAAGGTCATAACCATGCTTCACGCTCACCTGAATGGTACACACAACTTTCAGCTAGAAACAGATGGACAATACAAATGTGCTTCAAATTATTCAGGTCAGCATATGATAAGTAGGTATTAGCGGAATTGTTGCAGTTGTAGCAGTTATTGAAACTGGTGTAGCTATATACACTATACAGCAATGACAAAAAAGAAACAGGCGCACTTATAGTATTATCCTTTACACAGACGCACGTGCACaccgacacacgcacgcacgcacaccgacgcacgcacacacacacacacacgtacacaccaaccccccccccccacacacacacagaaaacgaAGCTATAAGCAAACAAACGGAAAAAACTCACAATGCAAAAAGAAGTGATGATAGAGCTGAGCTCTGTGATACGACCGTTGATGGCTTTACTGATGAGCATCTTGGAGGTGAGCTGCTCGCCGCATGCAATCAGCAGCGACGCCTTGTTCTCTCCTATCCACTCCTCGGGACAACCTGACACAACCACATAATCGTGAAAAGCTTTTTATGACGAACCAAAATGTAAGAAAGTACAAATTGATTTGAGGTACATGTACTCTAATAAACAGACATGTTCGTCATTGCCATTGAAAGAAGAGTCAACCCTTGAAAATGGAGCATGGCTGCGTAAATGGCGGCGTAAAACTGCAATACAAGTACTATcccacacaaaatcaacaacaaaacaacatgggAGCTGCAGCCTaagcaagaagaaagaaggaggagtacaaaaacatcaacaccatcaacaacaacaaataagaTACCACCAtcataacagcaacaacatcaacgATTGCCAGCCCACTCATGAATACATTACAGTACAAGTCGAAAGGTGTACTCACTGGTCATTTCATCGAGAATGCTGATGAGCTCGTCTTCAGTCCACTCCTTGCTCTGTCTGTGCAGCGTACCCAGGGCGCAGGATATGCCTCCAAAGTACTGCCCCGTGAAGGACGGCTCCACTGGCATCCCGCACatcaggtaccactgtattgttccttcaatacaacacacaaaacaattagATTAATATAGTTGAACCTGCCCCAGGGACCACCTTCCATAACGACTTCCCTGTACGACCCCACACatcaggtaccactgtattgttccttcaatacaacacacaaaacaattagATTAATATAGTTGAACCTGCCCCAGGGACCACCTTCCATAACGACTTCCCTGTACGACCCCACACatcaggtaccactgtattgttccttcaatacaacacacaaaacaattagATTAATATAGTTGAACCTGCCCCAGGGACCACCTTCGATAACGACTTCCCATTACGACCACCCATAGGGGTTGCGGACGATTGTTTTTGCTGTATGATTCACCTTTCCTAAGCAACCACTTGGTTTGAACGACCTCTTTTCGTTAGTCCCTTGGGTAGTCGTTATacacaggtttgactgtactactactactaatgcTAATAACACATTCCTATATAACGCTATTCACCGCCAAACAGAAGTCTCAGCGTACTTCACAAAATGTATTGGACATCAAAATTCAACATTTCACACAGACATTATTCAGGCATTATACACAGCATACACTGATCATAAGGAACCACcagtcttttttttaaaaattaatttatttgcGTCCCTACAATGTTGTTAGAATATATCAATATATTGTCAATACACTGTTATGTGCAAACAAGCGACGCTGGGTGGGCAGTGGCGGGTTAGCAAGTGTGCATGGGACCAAGAAACCAAAATCTAAAATAAGATCTAATGACAAAGGCAaataagcgctctaaatatagTCAACAACATTTAGTGAGAGTTATGCAGCACCTGAGAGTATAATACTCATTGAAAGGAACAATCGGCTTTAACCCTCAATGAAAATAAGATAGTCAGCAGCTTTAAGGGCAAGTCAGTTCTCTGAGGATTGCCTGATTAAAATTTTGAGTTTCTTTTCTCTGGGGAAAGTAAGATGCCTTTATAACAAGCTGccgatgtttgttttgttgtgggtGGGCTTGAGTTTTCCAAACCCTTGGATCTTTTGTGTCTGCAAGAACGTACACAGTTGTATCTGTACAAAGACAGAGAGTctggaaaaaaaagttgacGTTTGCAAACAAATCCATTGCCAAACTGGTTTTATGCcagatgcgctaaccactgagCTAAGCCCCCTAAGCTTCCCCATGCTGTCAGAACATCGCCCACCAACCTTCATTAGCAGCCCCGTAGAGGAGATAGAGGAGCCTGGCCTGTTGCACAAGGGGCCAGGGTTTGAGGACACGTGTGAGCCAGAAAGCCTTGTCTGCTGTGCTGCTGCAAGGGTCCAGGAACACGCGCCGCAAGAAACACCGCACCTCGTACTCCAGACCTACGTGAGCACCTGGTACATAAAACAACTCATAACAATTAGTCACTTAAAAAACGGAGAAGACTACTTAATGGGCAAAAACAGTAATATCTGTTGCGGGGTCTTTTGATCTGACCATTGGGGGGAGTTTCTGGCGAATTTGAAGAATCTTGGGAATTTAATGTACCTCTAGACACACACGGCACAATTTGCTAAAAAACGCATCACAAATATgttaattaattaaatcaaagtatGGGAATGTGCTTCAGGGCGCTGATTTTCTCCGGTGAGGGAAAAAAAAGTAGTCGATAGACGCTGTCTGGACGATGACGCCGTCTAGTGCCCTCCACGACACGTTTGCCTGGTGACAAGCATCACATGCACAAACATGGGAAAGAATTCAGTGGAAGTAACCCAACCCAACCTCACATGGAGTGCTCTTTCTTTGCCTGACCTACATTTACTGATTAAGCTTTTAAAACGCTTGAttttgcaaagtgaaggcagCTAGTCCTCCGACGTAGTATTTAGTATTAGCTTGTAATGCGTAATCTCATGGTATAACTTTTGAAGCAATCTGATGGCTTTTTACTTAGGTATTAGGTACTATTCTTTCAAACTACAGTATACTGTATTATTTCACGATGCCCTTTAATCAGGGAATACTTAAGGTGCTCATATGTTTCTTGCAAATCCGAACTCAATTGTGCACTGTTGAGTACAAAAATGTAATGTACATAAAGGCAACATCATCACCACCCAAAATAAGAATGAAACAATTAATGTTTGATATAATGAGCAAACAATTATAATTTTCTTCTGTGGTTACCATTAGGCAGATTTGGTCATTAAAGCAGATGTAACATTCCTTGTCACACACATTTTAAACAATGTTGCCGTGTGCAGATCGAGTCTTATTTTAAAATGATCATGATAgttctggtttgtttgtttgtttgtttgcttgctcaacgcccagccgaccacgaagggccatatcagggcggcatAGTTCTGGTACCTACCTGGCTTTGAGCTGACGACGATCTTGATGTGTTTGAGTATGGAGGTGTGAGTGCAGAGGCAATCAAAGGACCGCTGACACTCGCTGTCGTCCCAGCCCGCAATCATCGTGTGAAGAAACCTGCCGAAACACAGCTCCCCGATACACCGCGCGCGGTCCTTGCAATTCTCCGTGTTACGGCACATCATCTGCAAGAAGCAGGTGCGTGctcatttaatttaatttagtTAAGGATGTTGTGAAGAAATATGTCTATATTGAGTATGTTATGTATATAATGTACACGCTGCTATATGTGTTTTTCTGCCTGTCAGCTTTCCGCGATGTGTACACGATAAAAGTGAAAGTATGGTATATATCTGGTTGAAACAAACATCAAGGATGTTGCAATACAATTTCGTgaataggacaaatgtcctgaccTCGTCAACATGACTAGGACATTTGACCAGCTTCATGAATTTCCATAGGACATTTTACATGACCGACATTGTGCTCATACACATTACCGTCTATTAGCAGCTGTTTTCTCTGTCTTCTTTTCGTTTTTCTCTCTCCTGAATTTGGGTTGCGTGtaccttaaaggtccttgtctacatttttataccgaaatcgccatttgactattaaaatgcagagtctattatctacaaatatcaacaatacaccccctttcgaccaggaaagacgaagccagtgtagacgtttgaaaattcattgtagtattccagcgtagtactcatagtagaatatccttatttggaaaatgccaagcgcaaaactcctctcaaatcccgtgcatttcgtgcgtttaaaaaaacgcgtggacagcgctccagtgtcaaactgttgctgcacttgtttgggcgtggctataagcatagtgacatgaatttgattggtcagtatttttaggcaaagcacatgtcctcagcaaacagaaaacaaaatattggaagcgtgagtcacgctacccaaaaataaaatctttttttacatatatttttttttctataacttttttccccatggaaAAGCCTattgtggttcttgtgccttggctgtgtattggattgtcattgtatgcctgcattattagttgtcagtaattattacatgtgctgtttgttctctttgcctgcgcgcgtatagtatgttggttatgtttggtcatagtatgtttgtttatgtttggtcgttatctttgcctgtgcgtgtattgtatgtttggtcgttttctttgcctgtgcatgtatagtttgttggttatgtttggtcggtttctttgcctgtgcgtgtatagtatgcttggtcgatgtatgtattgtaaaacgctaagagtagacatttttctagaatagcgctataaaagacggtttgcattattattattattatggttcattcatcatcatctgacataactttttagcgaaatctaaccataagattattgaaaaaaagcaaaaatgtagacgaccacctttaatatTAGTTAGTGTGTTCCATCAGCTAAAGCTGAAACGAAATGTTACTACTAGACTTAGGCAGGAAATAGAGGGAAGTGTTTTAGGAGTATTTGGCAACTATACATTTTGAAAATTTGCTAATACGTCTGTGTGgttgcttgctctctctctctctcgttgttgTGTACACATTTTGCTGAATGAGAAAAGGGTCATACAACAGTGTTGTGTTCTGGAGTGCATAGCTGTACATAAATCTAAGCGCTTCGAAGtatactagcggaaaaaagttaaggacggttcacacacgcaatcacagcaAAAGAACGAATGAACATATCGTACGGAAATTTGGAACACGTTTACTTCAGTCAATGTGCAACGCAACTGGAAAATTTGGGTTTATTTCATCGAGCGGATTCGGTTATTCATGTCCACAAACAGCAGAGGGGTcacaaataaacataacaaGTCTTTCATGAGGTCAATAATGGGTGTGTCCGCCACGTTTGCGCTCAAGTTCACCACACCTTGACCGCATAGAGTTCATAAGCTTCGTGAAAAAGGCCTGTGGAATGGCCTGCCACTCCTGTTGGAGCatctgcagcagctgctgcaggtttctgggaggctggtggttggccctcacctgcctgtccagttcgtcccatacatgctctatggggttcatgtctggcgaacaGGCAGGGAAATCCATCCTGACGACCCCGGTTTGCTGGATGTAGTCGTTGACAAGCCTGGCCCTGTGAGGAGTAGCATTGTCATCCTGAAACACGGCGTTTGGGCCAATCTGCTGCAGGGTCGGCAAGACAATAGGGGCGAGAATTTCGTCCCTGTAGCGTTGACCAGTGAGATTCCCGACCACATGGTACAGGGGGGGTGCGTTGATGAAGGCTGAAGCCCCCCCAAACCATGACAGAGCCCCCGccgaaggccaccctctcatGCACTGTGTAGTCTTCATAACGCTCGCCCTCACGCCTCCAGACCTTGCGCCGGCCGTCAGAATGGTACCTGGACTCGTCACTGAATAGGACCTGAGCCCAGTCCCGGCGCGTCCATCTCAAGTGGCGGCGACTCCAGGCCAGACGAGCCCGGCGATGAGCCTGTGTCAGCAGGGGACGCACAGCAGGACGACGACTCCGCAGCCGGGCGTCATGCAGGCGGTTGCCGATGGTCCTCTCACTAACGTTGATGTTAGTGGCCTCCCGTAACTGCCCTCTGATGACCTTGCAGGTGGTGGCCCGGTGCTGCAGCGCCTGCCGTTGGATGAAACGATCTTCCCTAGGAGTAGTCTTTTTGGGGCGACCCGACCTGGGCCTCTCCTCGACATTGTTTGTCGTCTGGAACCGTTGATTTAGCCTTACAATGACTGAATGCGATACACCAAGTTGCCTGGCCACTTCGCACTTGGATACGCCGTCGTGAAGCCAGGCAATTGCTCTTCCTCGGTTGAATGTTGTCAGCTTCCGTCTGGCAGGCATGGTGAGGAGATGGCAGCTCGCAGAAAATCGGCGGCTTATAAAGCCGAGTTCGTGATCACAATTCACACTCGAATGATTGTCCTTGCATGTGCACAACAATTTTGCCATGTTACCTGCCTTATTCTACCCGTGCGCACGCCAAACAACAGCCTACTTTTTGGCGATTTTGCTATTTTAGTCACGTGCTGCAGCTCTGCGCCCGGGAGTCCCGTGCAGttttcctgctaacacagcataacctacccattggtgtgtagcatgcgacagccatttgattttgctgacgaaagaacagggtgttttaaacaaatgaaagtcaGCGGGGAAATCAGTGGCCCGTCCCtaacttttttccgctagtatatgatcggtgtc from Littorina saxatilis isolate snail1 linkage group LG7, US_GU_Lsax_2.0, whole genome shotgun sequence carries:
- the LOC138971232 gene encoding F-box only protein 47-like, producing MWSTKREEERCRSSRNMSYVYDLFQTRADDVLYFGLEQTTLIRMDLKSYFPACKKPRRSSRLMVKVVEEQKVQAISQSPLGYFDILPIEVKFYVLSYLPIEDLSLLTISSKAMRNLIECYRVSTINARGLGIHSRAHGVMDVERQAEWLARYKKLGLLIKRSTCLYATKDRLKIVNDFLTRMMCRNTENCKDRARCIGELCFGRFLHTMIAGWDDSECQRSFDCLCTHTSILKHIKIVVSSKPGAHVGLEYEVRCFLRRVFLDPCSSTADKAFWLTRVLKPWPLVQQARLLYLLYGAANEGTIQWYLMCGMPVEPSFTGQYFGGISCALGTLHRQSKEWTEDELISILDEMTSCPEEWIGENKASLLIACGEQLTSKMLISKAINGRITELSSIITSFCIVSVKHGYDLGFVMNNVQTILHSMENSRDRLSFVNSLMDMFKECIFDLHDYNDTDDEGDDRELFYLVTAFTEFSKTVIHLAFQQLL